Proteins encoded in a region of the Ciona intestinalis unplaced genomic scaffold, KH HT000353.1, whole genome shotgun sequence genome:
- the LOC100178223 gene encoding membrane progestin receptor gamma-like isoform X3: protein MPEYEKYVCSRAGVPSCFHQNFVNTGYRRESGSILTCLRSAFWPTNETFNFWTHFVASIMLMSRTGRIISEFETPFEALHLPFYIHSFGSCYLLVVSSFAHLFCCYSERCCHRCFAVDQAAVVLYALCVLLGFEHLTCPMSCYGPFNDLSRAVYMGCVVILTVLHTMFSVQTSHSSYSPALRSLPCTLMTLLIILPCIVRFTMNIDEPGCFPTTNKSYDYFAAVCFLAQTLFISLGGFFFSSCIPERFYPEPVD, encoded by the exons ATGCCCGAATACGAGAAGTATGTTTGCTCCAGAGCCGGCGTTCCATCTTGCTTTCACCAGAACTTTGTAAATACCGGATACAGAAGAGAATCTGGCTCGATTCTTACTTGTTTGCGAAG tGCGTTTTGGCCGACGAACgaaacttttaacttttggACGCATTTTGTTGCTTCGATAATGCTAATGTCTCGAACTGGTCGAATAATCAGCGAATTTGAAACCCCGTTCGAAGCACTACACCTACcgttttacattcattcgtttg GTTCGTGCTACTTGCTTGTAGTCAGCTCTTTCGctcatttattttgttgctaCTCAGAGCGGTGTTGTCATCGCTGTTTTGCTGTGGACCAAGCGGCTGTGGTGTTGTACGCTCTCTGTGTGTTGTTGGGATTTGAGCATCTCACATGCCCCATGTCTTGTTACGGACCTTTTAACG ATTTGAGCAGAGCTGTATACATGGGGTGTGTAGTCATCCTTACGGTCCTACACACCATGTTCTCTGTACAAACTTCACATTCATCGTATAGTCCAGCACTAAGAAGCTTGCCTTGTACACTGATGACATTGCTAATCATTTTACCCTGTATAGTAAG gTTCACTATGAACATAGACGAACCTGGGTGTTTTCCAACGACAAACAAATCGTACGACTATTTCGCTGCTGTCTGCTTCCTCGCACAAACTCTCTTTATTTCACTTGGAGGATTCTTTTTTTCTAGTTGCATACCGGAACGCTTTTATCCAG